The genomic stretch TCCTAAACACTAGAGTACTAGACTTAGTGTCTCAGTTTCTCTATTTATTTGTTGAATCTACATGAATAATTTTCTACATGTCTCATTCAGCAAGAATATTGCGGGGTTTGAGACTTGCAGCTCGTCTTAAATTTTCGTTCTCAATGGAAATTGAGACTGCTATAAGGAAACTGTCACCGTCCGTCATGAGTCTAGACAAGGTGCAGTAACTGAGTGACTCATAACATTTCATTTGTTCTATGGGCAATGGGAAAAAAGAAgggaacaaaataaataatgcaaAATTACCAACTTTTGTGGTGTTTCTAGAAAATTTACTAACTTTCCCCCCTTTTATGTGAAATGCCATTATTTCTTTTGGCAGTCCAGATTAATGATGGAAATCAATTACATGCTTTCTTATGGGGCTGCTGTGCCCTCTCTTTGCTTGCTTCAGAGATATAACTTACTTGAGGGTCTGCTACCATTTCATGTGAGTTCCTATTACCCATTCCATTATTGGTTTGCCAAAACCATCTCGTGCATTTTGTTCTAGACTGTATCTGTATGTTCAAAAGGTGTCCATCATTTGCAGGCAGCATACCTTACTCAACAGGCCAACAAACAATCCAGAGATACTTCTATGCTGATGGTATGCCTTTTTCTAATCTGCATCCATTTCCTATGAAATCATAGATTGTTTCGACATTTTCCTGTGAAAATTTTAACGAGTCATTCTACCAAATATATAGGATACGTCGATACCTATATGCATTCTTTTCCTATGATAGAGATGATTGCTTCCACATTCTCACaaccaaaattttcatttccttttagaTATGTTGTTATTTTCTGTCTTTTCAAGTGTATAATGTAGTTGTTGTAATCTTTTGCAGAAACTATTTTCCAGTTTAGATCAATTGGTATCTTGCGAGAGACCTGCTCGTGAGAGCTTGTGGTGAGTTGCTTTCTTCAAAAAAAGCAGTTAGAATTGGTATTATGAAGTTTTGTTGATTTCTATTCTTCTAGTTTTGTGTGTTTCATGAATTGTTACCATCATTGAGAGGATGGGTCTATCAGGAAACATTTTTGTGTATATTTGAAGgttctcaattttttatttttttttttttctgaggtTGTTGGCTTAGTATTTTGTATTGGACAGGGTTGCACTTCTGGCATTTCATCTAACATTAGTCAATAACCCCCAGCCCAAGTTCGTGGTCCTGACTTTAGCCTCTGTGATGTATCATAGAAAGTGGAAACAAGGTGTTGAGTTTGCAAGACAACATGTTAAAGCAGCAAGTTTATATGTACCTGAAATTTCAGATTCTGATGGCTCCATGTCAGAAGATGAACTTGCTAAAAGAGTTGAGAATATGGCAGTACAAGTGAATATGCTGACTGATGCAGACAACCTCCGGGAAGTGACATCCAAGTTCTCAGGTTCTTCACACTCTGGTTTGGTAAGTATATATTCTCTGATTTTAGCATCCAGGATGTTGATTCTCCAATTTAACATGGTGATTAGAAAAAGCACCAAATCATGCTGTCTGTATTTttataaacaataaacaatGGCCCGCCCCTATTGCACTTTTAAAGTATGAAGCGGCCTCTATGGAAGGCATGCAATAATTATGAGGTtaagtttaaattttttgacCTGTCCTTGGCAGGATGGCCTGGTCAGAAGACCATGAAAGTAGAATAGTTAACAGTTGCAGGTGCCTGCAATGCCTGTTACACTAGGAGAGGGCCAGATTTATCTAGAAAAAAATGCcttgttttgtgtgtgtgtgagagagtaGCAGTGTAATCGAGTGAAATTGAGCCTGAGTTTGCAAGCTTGAATCTTGGCATGACTTCGACCCAAATCTATTTTTAGAGCCTGGGCTCGACTTACTCAAGCTTTGAGTTGCTTGAGCTTCAGCTTGAAATTTGAATAGGCTTTGTTTGGAGAGCCGTTTAACTAGTTTTTATTAGGAacttttggtaaataaataaaataagctaaaattgtaattagataaataatatatatatatatatatatatatatatatatatatatatatatatatatttcatttgaaGAGAATGGAAATTGAATTTGAGATTTCTTGTAAAGTAAATCTTAAGTCTGGATTACAAGACCCTTTGTGATAAAtatatcatatttatttatattatataaaaaaatttattttaaaatatacaagcTTGATTAAGCTTGTGAGTTACTTGAGTATTAATTCAAATTCGACTTGACTCGTCATCTGGGGATTTTGAGCTATTTGAACTGAAGCTTGAAATTGACCGTAACTTAAATTCATGAGTCAAGGTTTAAAAGTAGCTTCTCTTGTTTATggtattgtgtgtgtgtgtgagagagtatggggaaaccaaaaaaaaagagaggttAGGGAGTGATACATCATATAGTAGGTGGGtttttatttgtgtgtgtgtgtgttttctttttcctgTACACACTGTTTGCTTAGAGGCCATAGGGATACAGTATTGCAATGGTGATTGCCGCGTCATcgtagtttttttcttttttggaatgATGAGAATGGGGATTGAATCTGAGACCTCTTAGGTTTTAACATCCTTGGCATCACTATAGTTGTTAAATGAGTAGATTTTTCCTTGATGTGATGAAGATATTTGGTTTTCCAGGTCTTTGTATCCAATAAAACGGTAAAGAAGATTGTTGAGGAGGTTTTTGGTATCTTGACAAATGATGTTACATCTCTCAATGAAAAAAGATGTAGCTTAAAGATACAGAATCCATCACCTCAAAAAGGAACCGCccacaaaaaagaaaatggaatcgCCCATGAGACAAGGTATCTCCTAAGCAAAATAATCTTGGATACTTTGGGTTTAGGGGGGGTCATCTTGGAAGAAGGTGAGAGCAAAAGGAGGAACAGTGAGTACGATGAAATTGATGGCCTGCAGAAGGTGAAGGAAAATTCCCATTCACAAATGGAGACGAAGCAAGAAGACTATAAACTGTGTAACATCTCACCGATGGGAGGTGAATTCGAACCAGCTAGAGCAAAGAAGCGGAAGTCTACTCACACAAGTGACAGTCTTTCAGAGGAAGGAGCAGTGACTAAGCATAAGAAATCTGCAGATCAGCAGACTGCTTTCGACCATTCAAAGTGTTTGCAAAAGGTGCACGAAAGTGCAACTAAGCATAAGAAATCTGTAGATGAGTCTGAATTTACACAGCAAGAAAGCAGTGAGGAATTGGTAAAAAGAAAGCCTAATTTGCACCGCAAAAGTTTGGGAGCCGATGATAAGGTTGAACAAAAGAAGAGCAAGAAGACCCTCTTCGATCTTTTCAAGTGAGTTTAACTTTAGTTTCCTGTATGTTAGATGCCCAAAATAGTATCCTAAACAACTCTGATGCTAGCTAAGCTAGAAATTTTTGCCTTCTAGGTCATTTGCAATTATTTGCAGTGTAGGCACATTTCAATGTTGgtttttgacatttttgaagaATGAGGATTGAACTTGAAATTTCTTAGTTTTAATTCTTAGTATGTTTTAGTTGCAGAACATTGTGGGGTTGTTTAGCAAagtggagaaatggaaaattttctggaaaaatgaaaaattagaggggtggaaaaatggaaaatggaaaacttgtttactaaattcATCCTTCCAACTCCTTATTCTATCTCCATTCTCCATATTTCTTAAGGATTTTGGAGAAGTTGAAATCCAACTTTTTCAACTTCTCCAAATGGAGGAATGGCCAACACACGAGTGAACAGTGCTAGCTTGGGGTCAAGGCATCGAATCCTGCTGGCTGCTTGCACGCGTATATCTACGCTTTGCGTCCCTTTTCCTTCTCTATTTCCCTTCCCCTTTCTCCTGCTCCCTTTTCCTTCatatttattagtattaatccttttccttctctatttccttcatatttattagtattaattttattattattattatgagctAATACCATATTTGACCTTCAAGCAtagttaaataataataataataatgataataataataaattattattatcattattattattattaaattcttcttatttgatttttattatttttaaattattattattattattattatcttttttcctttttccttttttcatcTTCCTTTTACACActgatttgttgttgttgtcgtcgtcattattattattattattgtatttaataaaataaaaaaattagagaaataaaaAACTAGAGGAATGGAGAAatagaaaactggagaaatagagaaatggagaaggaaaactggaaaaatgaaaaaatggaaaactagagatggaaaaacagaaaaatgaagtaaacgacccctgtatttttttgtttttagttgtCTGTAGTTAACTACAAACCCCTCCCTATTTTGTTGGCCCTCTGGGAGGTCAGGGAGTAGGTGTCCACATTCAATCAGGAGATATATTTTACATTTAGCCACTGAACTTTTCCGGAGGGTGTGCATTAGTCCCTTCTGATACCAAATTTGCATATTCAGTCCTCCAATTTCTCAAGTTTCTCTAAATTTATCCTTAAAACTATTAAAGTAAAAAGATAATGGAGCCTCTCTTGCATTTCGTTATAAGCAAACTTGTGAACGTTTGATAACTGAGAAGGTATATTCAAAACTGATATGAGAAcatttcttttctctctcattgttatctttaaaaaatgacatttttcctttatacttaatattaataatgattaattcaagttatttacaatttatttatttttctgtaATATGTAATTAAGTGTGTGTGtgacaatttaaaatttataaaaaaataaaagataaagaaaaataagtgaaaaaagaattattgatttgagtatttaactaataaataataagctAAATGGATAAAATGAGACAGTAAAATTTTAGCATTCAAAtgtcttttattaaaaaaaaaaaaaaaacattcaaatgTCATCCTAAAATTCAAGGTtaaatttttcctcaaaaaattGTTAGTGTACTAATTTTGAGCGTCGAACTGTCTTTAAAATTCTCGAAATGAATGATTAAGTAGATAAAACATTattctcatattaaaaaaattaaaagttcaaTTCTTTTTAACAAACTCTTAGTTGAGATAAAATTATAACAACacttatgttttttgttttcccaTTAATGAATACATTTATCAGCCTTATTTTTTCAAGGTTGGAATCATGATTTACCAATGATACTAACACGGTAAAACCCAAGCTCTCCTGCATGCCATCCTAAAAAACGTAGAAAAAGACATTTCACACCAAATGGCCAAATGTTCCAAAGGTACAACCAAATTTTCTATCTTTTTAAAAAGGTAATTATAGAATCAAAATTCTCATAAGGAGGAGCCAATGTTAGGTGTGCCCTACCAAGATGGGCCACTCTACCCTACACCATAGTGGGCAAGAGCGCTTCCTAATCCATAATCAATGACCTCGTAAAAGTGCAAACCCCAAATCCCATCaacacaatattatattttactacTTGTAACAGTCTACTAGAGACTAGATATTTGTTTACAGTTTCGTGAAAGTTGATCCTTAGTCTTTCTTTTAAACTTCCCTTCTATGATCAACTGAGCTGcaggaatataattttattataatcttTTAGCCAAGttaattggataattgatttggtaattacaaaattttaaattcaacttTCTATATAAATTGTCTATTGATATACTTAGTTTGAACCCGTTAGCTATAAAGAGCTTAGATTGGTTTACTTTGTGATTTTTTGCATGCTAGAATCACAATGTGAATTTCACACATAAAACACATTTgagtaataattacaaatttttccACAAATCAAAGTATAACTCTATATAATTAGTGTTTTCCTTCTTTAATTAATCATGTCACGGAGTAATTGTTTATTGGTCTTAACGAGACCACCTGCATATCGTTTTCTTTGACCGATCAATGTGAGTCGACAGAAGTATATATTGAgagaataaataatatttttaaaaataaaatgttattttcttcTATTAAATTTACTTCATAAAGTAAcaataaaattctttatattttttaacaGTTTATGAATTGATTAATCTTACCCTAAACTGACCTTGTACTCTAGTGACTCGAAGTGactactacattgtaacagagtcagatACTCAAACCTCTCATGTCGTGGGGTTACCATTATCCTTTTTGTAGTGTCGAATCTTGTAATACACAAACAAGAAAACGGATGCGCATTCAAACCTCTAATGCTGTAGAGTTATCATTATTCTTTTTGTAGCGTCAAATCTTATAATACGCGAGAAAAAAAAGGAATGCGCGTCAAACGTTGCGTTGTGGGTATAGCAGTATAgaatacatttatttaaaacTCAATCCATCACTCAATTAATCACCattattaaacatttatttaatcaaatttagAAAGTGATTAATGTCTTACTAAAACACTTCACACTAATTAAGCATAATTTGAAAGCAACGTCTCtcttctccctctctctctctcttcatttcttcccctctctctctctctctctctctcacgcaAACTCATGCCACATGCTGAGAACCCAAATGACCGTTGTGGCCCATAGCCGTAAAGTCATTTTGAGCGCTCGGACCCAGCGGCCAAAATTTCCTTTACTAGCCGTTGGATTTGAATAAAAACCACCCCAATCCGTCTGCCCAATCACTCAGACAAGAACCCATTTTTCTCTCCGTCCATTTCTTCGTATTCTTGGGTCTATTGATGCTCCCAGACTGGAATCTTGGGGCTTGAAGAGGTGAAAGGGGAGGGTTGTTTTCGCTTTCTTTTGTTACATTGTTCTTTGGGGTTTGATGGATCAAGAAAACATGGTTGTTGTATCTGATGAGAACAATGGCGCCTCGATTAAACCCAGAAATGTTCAAGGTAACAAAAGATTAGAGAGAATGTGGGCAGCTGTCACTTGCCAGTCAAGTTTGAATCTTTTTTCAATTCCCATTTTTTTCCTGAATTATTTTCCTTCGGAAGGAAAGTTGTATAATGGGTTTTGGTAACCCAATtttattgctatttttttttaaaatttgaattcaagCGTATGAATCTAAAATGGggctttttgtttttattattattatttttttggtgacgAGACGGTGTGCATAGGATAAACCTTTGGTTGCTATCGATTAGTAGGTCAAAAGGTCACTCTCGTTGGGAATCGTAACATTGTGGTTACCGGTTTGACCAACTTGATTGGGTTGCcctgttattatttatttattgatttcaTTCTTGATGGATGGAAGGTGGGGCAGAGATGGATGGAAGAAAGTTTGGAATGGAGGGGAGGCAGAACAGGAGAGTTTTGAGTGTGATAAATCAGAATCTGGGAGCTCATCCATACCCATGTGTTGTTAGGAAGAAAGAATTATCAGAGTAATTCTCATCTCAAATCTAAAGatttgtccttttttttcaattgttttttaccctctgtgtgtgtgttttggaAAAGCtaaatattgtttatttatttatgttcttGTGCCCAGAAGAACTAGGGTGGGTGACAAGAATCCTGGTATACCAGCTAATAGGCCAATCACAAGGTTCAGATAAGAGAGATTCAAAAAATTTCTTGTCAATTTTTATCTGGGATTTCTAAAGTGTGTAACTTGATGATATCAGTAGACtgattatttaaaatttcaatttttttttctgaataaaGAAAATTTGCTGCCCAAATTTCTGACTCCCAGCAGCAACATTGTCATGAGGTACAATTTCACTTTTGTCTTATATGTATGCGATTGCTGAGTTGATTAggaataatatattcaattaagGGCTGAATATGGCTTAATGATGTTGATTAGGAAAACAAGAAGCCAAGAACTGTggctgatgatgatgaattgaGGGTATTGGTTGATGATGAAGGTGTTGATAAAGACCAGCCAGTTCCTATGGCTTTGGAGCATACAGAAGTGGTTTCAAATGAAAAGACTCAAATTGTAAGAGCAGTTTGATGTTTACAATCATatcttctttattttctttatggGATTTATATTGGTAGATGAAATCCATATGTGTTTTGCAGGAGGAGGTTGAAATGGAGGATATATTTGAGGATGCTGTATTGGACATTGACAGTGGTGATGCCAGGAATCCTCTTGCAGTTGTTGAATACATTGAAGATCTTTATGCCTATTACAGAAAAATGGAGGTAATAACATTTGTCTTACAAAGAAATTCTTGTACTACTACATTGTTGAATGCTagttttttgggtgacgagggaaacgtTGTAACTATCTGGTGGTGTGCTGCATAAATCTGgctttgtgaccctagccagcaaagTATCACAAATAGATAAATCAATCTAGATTGTCTATAGCTTATCAGCTCagaccaagaaggtcaataagcCGCTCCCGCTATGAGgtgaacttgtaactttgtggttactAAGTCTACTGATCAACTTGGCTGGAGTTGCCCCATAGCTGTTGTTGAATGCTAGTTTCAGTATGAAGGGCCCATGGTAGCCATTGTTGAATGCTAGTTTTCAGTAGACATATTTCAAATCTGCATTTTGAAATGTGAGATGACTTTGTCCCATTTGAAGAGAAATCACCTTATGGGCAATGCTTTTAGATAACAAACTCACATGAGATTATATGTGGAATCTTACCTTAGggtaaaaaatgtttttttgagATTCTTTTATTCAAACTTATGTCAGTAGTACTAGTTGTGCCATGAAATATTCAAATATGTTGCCTCTTCAATGCCCATCTGGCACTGACACAAACAAAATGCTATTACTAACTGTTAAGAGTGAATTTATTACACTTGGGCAGTATATTTATTGGATGTCAGAATTCGATTTCAAATATCTGTGCTAATAATTACCATCATTTGCAGAACTCAAGCTGTGTATCCCCAGATTACATGGCAAATCAGCCTGACATCAATGAGAGGATGAGGGCGATACTAATCGACTGGCTTATTGAGGTACTATACTATACATACACGAAAAAGTAGTTTCCTTTGATGGGTTCATGCTGAACTTGTTTTGGTTGGcattgtgtgaaaccgtctgaATTAATGTTATTCGGGAATAGGTGCATCACAAGTTTGAACTCCGGGAAGAGACCTTGTTCCTTACTGTCAACCTTATAGATAGATTCTTAGAGAAACAAGGCATCGTGAGAAAAAAACTGCAGCTCGTTGGATTGGTCGCGATGCTGCTAGCCTGCAAGTACGAGGAGGTTGCTGTCCCGATCGTTGATGATTTGGTGATCATTTCAGACAAGGCTTACACAAAACAAGAAGTTCTTGACATGGTTAGTAGCAGAAGTAGCAGTAGCAGTTCTTGATCCCTTTTCTCGAGTTCTCATCACTCGTTCGTTTTTCGTTTTTGCAGGAGAGTTGTATGCTCAACACATTGCAATTCAACATGTCAGTCCCAACTCCTTATGTGTTTCTGAGGAGATTCCTCAAGGCCACACAGGCTGACAAGAAGGTATGAACTTGAAtgaactgttttttttttttttctgtctcTCGGGTTTTCTTGTTCTGATTAGTTTGCTAACATTGGTTGATAATTGAACCTGGTTATAACAGCTGGAGTTGTTGTCTTTTTTCTTGATTGAGCTGTGCCTGGTGGAGTACAAAATGCTCAAACTTGCACCATCCACTTTGGCTGCAGCTGCAGTCTACACTGCACAGTGCTCACTCCACTGTATGAGGCAATGGAACCAAACCTGTGAATGGCACACTGGCTACTCAGAAGATCAACTTCTGTAAGTACTCCCACCATAATAACTGGCTTCTGTTAGTTatcattaaattaaagttgtcGCAACCAGCTTGGTTAGCATGAGTGGTCGTgcactcttgtcccttaagagaggtcagGAGTTTGAACCCCTCTGGTATGAAAAAATCAACCTGACCAGCATTTTGCCCCTTAATTTGGCCGGCCCAGTTAGTTTGAGTATGATAAGGGCTTAAAGGTGCCTCATACAGTTAGAACCTGATCAGATGTTGGGTTAGCCTGGCCCCCACCTATTTGACACCTCTATGAATGGTTGTTTTGTGCAGGGAAAGCTCAAGAATGATGGTGAGTCTGCACCAGAAGGCAGCAACAGGGAAGCTTACAGGGGTGTATAGGAAGTACAGCATTTCAAGATTTGGGGGTGTGGCAAAGTGTGAGCCAGCCACTTTTCTGCTTATTCAagaatagagagagagagagagaggcatgTACAGGTCACTTGTTGAGAGGGTTTTACATGGCTTTTTCTGCAAATTACAATTATGGATTTGGTTGAGTGATGATTATAGTTTGAGGGGAAGGAGGGGGTGAGTCTAAGTATAGTGTTTTTACAGAAATAAGTTAGAAAAAGCAACAGTCTGAGTTGCCCCCAGGTTTGAGTTGTTGGGAAGGGTGTTTTGATTGCTTTCCATGGTTGATGAACATTCaatttggagatttttttttttatttcacaaATTGTTCTTCTATTATATATTACTCCGGTATGATAAGTGTTGTTTGTTTCAACTGTTAACtctcttttatatttattcatcTCGACTCACCATCATCCTAGTTTGATATCTAACTCAACTCTGTTCAACATATCCAGAAtttttgtctatttttttttagcttaACCAACTAAGTGGATTTTGTGTTTTGGTAAACAAACAAGGTGTTAGGCCTAGTGAAAAACGGCGGAGTATAGATACGAATGGTGGTGAATATATAAGGTAAATTTAGGAGGGGATGAGCAGCACCACTTAGGCAAACACATGTTTTAGGCCTAGTGAAAAACGGCAGAGTATAGATACGAATGGTGGTGAATATATAAGGTAAATTTAGGAGGGGATGAGTAGCACCACTTAGGCAAACACATGAAAAAACTTGttgtcaataaaaataacatttaggCAAAcacatgaataaataaataaattataaataactcaGTTCATCACTTCATCTAGTATTTACTCAGAATTACTGAGAGCAAAATAGAGTGGATAAACCGAATGTTCTCTCTTACATGAGAATGGATTGGTGAGACTCGCTTCCTTGAATagaattctaataggtaaggagACTGGAAGAGCTTGATgtaaaacttttataattaactccAAGTTGGTAAGactgttgacttgataaccacaaagttaTAATTAACTTATAACGGGAGCGGCCTATTAAGCTTCTTGATTTAAGCCACTTATAGGCTAATTTACTTCCTTATATAGTCTTTTATTAGCTACTCCTAAGGTTACAATACATAATTTAGTGTATATATTTGAATAATGATTCTAATTTTCTTAGTAGCTAAAAAAAAGtcagaataaaaaaataaaagcaaaattaACGAATCAGATTCAATAATCcaataataaatactccgtaataattaattaaatattgtagagattttaagtttttaattgtgATTGGTTCATGGTTGGTGGAGGACAAATAAGTGCGCCGCCAACCCTAGATCTTGACATTGGTAGCACAAATTTCACACCACGACGTCGTTTGCTTGTTTCTAATACTCCGTATGAATTAGTATCTTAAATTTGTcttaaaattgttttcaaaaaaaaaaaattttttgtcTTAAAATTAACTTCATATTTCAACGTTTCAGTCAAGTGGAATtcacaaattttcaaaatattttattttttaactcaataattttatgtcattattttaacccttcacatataaatatatataaaaagaaactcTCAATCTCATATTCAACTTTTGTTgaagatactgcattgtaatagagtgagtaatattcaaaaaaaaatattcaactTTTGTTCacgggtcacacttgtgtgagacatctgtgagacgggtcgggtcatgttgaatcaacatgcaaatgctatacttatatgtgcaaatgtcatatgctcaaatgtaatactaattaagaataaaattttattatttataaggaaaaattaaatatttttgaagaaaaatgtatagtaataattttacattttgatatataaGGGACTATGTTATAATGTAgaatctgttcataactattttctgaataacaaagagttaatatcaatCACATCGTGTCACTAAACAACAAGGTAATTGAATTATACAATGCTAATATagaaattaaatgaatattttaattaaaattttattctatataagaaaatatcttaaattaaataaaatagttgatCAATCAAAGACATTTTTATTAAGGAGTTTTCACCTACCTCCGTGGGCCCCACTATAAAGAAGGAA from Ipomoea triloba cultivar NCNSP0323 chromosome 12, ASM357664v1 encodes the following:
- the LOC115998243 gene encoding uncharacterized protein LOC115998243 isoform X2, translated to MAAISQPARRTLLLPRLKALVTLQKFNETLAGDGVQLESTTDRAADSNFQPGQNEFSNWRKLDARSFGITGSKISSSSWIVLNVLKKKGFKAYLVGGCVRDLILNRIPKDFDVITTARLNQIKKQFHRAEIVGRRFPICRVHIRGSIVEVSSFDTVANKGDETKRKNSFVPRMPKGCNENDVICWRNSLHRDFTINSLFYDPFVYQIYDYANAMADIKSQKLRTLIPAQLSFEEDCARILRGLRLAARLKFSFSMEIETAIRKLSPSVMSLDKSRLMMEINYMLSYGAAVPSLCLLQRYNLLEGLLPFHAAYLTQQANKQSRDTSMLMKLFSSLDQLVSCERPARESLWVALLAFHLTLVNNPQPKFVVLTLASVMYHRKWKQGVEFARQHVKAASLYVPEISDSDGSMSEDELAKRVENMAVQVNMLTDADNLREVTSKFSGSSHSGLVFVSNKTVKKIVEEVFGILTNDVTSLNEKRCSLKIQNPSPQKGTAHKKENGIAHETRYLLSKIILDTLGLGGVILEEGESKRRNSEYDEIDGLQKVKENSHSQMETKQEDYKLCNISPMGGEFEPARAKKRKSTHTSDSLSEEGAVTKHKKSADQQTAFDHSKCLQKVHESATKHKKSVDESEFTQQESSEELVKRKPNLHRKSLGADDKVEQKKSKKTLFDLFK
- the LOC115999091 gene encoding G2/mitotic-specific cyclin-2-like, producing MDQENMVVVSDENNGASIKPRNVQGGAEMDGRKFGMEGRQNRRVLSVINQNLGAHPYPCVVRKKELSERTRVGDKNPGIPANRPITRKFAAQISDSQQQHCHEENKKPRTVADDDELRVLVDDEGVDKDQPVPMALEHTEVVSNEKTQIEEVEMEDIFEDAVLDIDSGDARNPLAVVEYIEDLYAYYRKMENSSCVSPDYMANQPDINERMRAILIDWLIEVHHKFELREETLFLTVNLIDRFLEKQGIVRKKLQLVGLVAMLLACKYEEVAVPIVDDLVIISDKAYTKQEVLDMESCMLNTLQFNMSVPTPYVFLRRFLKATQADKKLELLSFFLIELCLVEYKMLKLAPSTLAAAAVYTAQCSLHCMRQWNQTCEWHTGYSEDQLLESSRMMVSLHQKAATGKLTGVYRKYSISRFGGVAKCEPATFLLIQE
- the LOC115998243 gene encoding uncharacterized protein LOC115998243 isoform X1, with product MAAISQPARRTLLLPRLKALVTLQKFNETLAGDGVQLESTTDRAADSNFQPDKCQNEFSNWRKLDARSFGITGSKISSSSWIVLNVLKKKGFKAYLVGGCVRDLILNRIPKDFDVITTARLNQIKKQFHRAEIVGRRFPICRVHIRGSIVEVSSFDTVANKGDETKRKNSFVPRMPKGCNENDVICWRNSLHRDFTINSLFYDPFVYQIYDYANAMADIKSQKLRTLIPAQLSFEEDCARILRGLRLAARLKFSFSMEIETAIRKLSPSVMSLDKSRLMMEINYMLSYGAAVPSLCLLQRYNLLEGLLPFHAAYLTQQANKQSRDTSMLMKLFSSLDQLVSCERPARESLWVALLAFHLTLVNNPQPKFVVLTLASVMYHRKWKQGVEFARQHVKAASLYVPEISDSDGSMSEDELAKRVENMAVQVNMLTDADNLREVTSKFSGSSHSGLVFVSNKTVKKIVEEVFGILTNDVTSLNEKRCSLKIQNPSPQKGTAHKKENGIAHETRYLLSKIILDTLGLGGVILEEGESKRRNSEYDEIDGLQKVKENSHSQMETKQEDYKLCNISPMGGEFEPARAKKRKSTHTSDSLSEEGAVTKHKKSADQQTAFDHSKCLQKVHESATKHKKSVDESEFTQQESSEELVKRKPNLHRKSLGADDKVEQKKSKKTLFDLFK